In Chelmon rostratus isolate fCheRos1 chromosome 20, fCheRos1.pri, whole genome shotgun sequence, a single window of DNA contains:
- the rnf32 gene encoding RING finger protein 32 — protein MAMRKGLTAEARNKLVITSVAFQDHITRTLLHPDFSLSDPLLRCKRGAPRNPQARGRTEERGLQRQDQQEEREYVLDSAPRPLTLAQKLGLVNSPAGRLTEDEWTHVKARSVQQGESALPCAICREEFLLQPQVLLSCSHVFHRACLQAFERFSGRKCCPMCRKEQYETRVIHDAAHLFRHQCATRIQACWRGYAARKKYRKLRKSNCPKDKRLRRKFFEAKLQELNDSFVRYCHTDTEAFLSDINRSLSSSRRVFQQLERKHVSEPRENDWDRIQRQVIQRGAWDCPICLTALCSPSPPTVADTPSHGQHRRTVLLSCSHLFHQLCLEAFEAFTVESRPSCPLCRSAYHKKLI, from the exons ATGGCAATGCGGAAG GGCCTGACAGCTGAAGCTCGCAACAAGTTGGTGATCACCTCAGTTGCCTTTCAAGACCACATCACACGCACCCTGCTGCATCCAGATTTCTCACTTTCTGACCCTTTGCTGAGATGCAAAAGAGGAGCACCCAGAAATCCTCAAGCAAGAGGAAGAACGGAAGAAAGGGGTCTGCAGAGACAAGATcagcaagaggagagagaatatGTGCTTGATTCTGCTCCACGTCCTTTAACTTTAG CTCAGAAGTTAGGTTTGGTGAACTCCCCTGCAGGAAGACTGACAGAAGACGAATGGACACATGTCAAGGCGAGGTCTGTTCAGCAAGGGGAATCAGCTCTGCCCTGTGCAATATGCAGGGAGGAGTTTCTCCTTCAGCCTCAG GTGCTGCTGTCTTGTTCTCATGTTTTCCATAGAGCATGTTTGCAGGCCTTTGAGAGGTTTTCTGGGAGGAAATGCTGCCCAATGTGCAGAAAGGAGCAGTATGAGACACGGGTGATCCACGATGCAGCTCACCTCTTCAGACACCAGTGTGCCACCAG aattCAAGCATGCTGGCGAGGCTATGCTGCTCGAAAAAAGTacagaaaactgagaaaatccAACTGCCCAAAAGACAAACGGCTACGACGCAAATTCTTTGAAGCAAAG TTGCAGGAGTTGAATGACAGCTTTGTCCGATACTGTCACACCGACACGGAGGCTTTTCTGAGTGATATCAACCGCTCGCTGTCATCAAGCAGACGAGTGttccagcagctggagagaaagCACGTCTCCGAACCTCGGGAGAACGACTGGGACCGAATACAGAGGCAG GTTATCCAGAGAGGTGCCTGGGACTGCCCCATCTGCCTGACTGCACTGTGCAGCCCAAGTCCTCCGACAGTTGCAGATACCCCCAGCCATGGACAACACAGACGCACTGTTCTTCTGTCCTGTTCCCACCTCTTCCACCAGCTCTGCCTGGAGGCCTTCGAGGCCTTTACAGTAGAGAGCAGACCatcctgtcctctctgcagaTCTGCCTACCACAAAAAACTCATCTAA